One genomic region from Conexibacter woesei DSM 14684 encodes:
- a CDS encoding amidohydrolase family protein yields the protein MRDLVVRGCDVLVEPGDLREQVDLVLAGERVAAVGVGAAGVGGSAAGAGARELDGRGLLAIPGLVNAHTHSPENCLRGVGEGLGLEPWLMTMFGAGGDLDAEAHEVTVLAGAAEMLRNGTTSVIDHLWMTPPSPRALDAALRAYAASGMRATVAPLMEDRDVTDQLAAQLGLDVSAGLVTALPEALGTTELLAVLRHAFETWHGAEDGRLRILAGPGGVQWASDELLLGSAELAARHGGGVHIHLLETTVQAAACRAAFGRSGLQRLADLGLVGPGLSLPHSVWIEAADVETIAAGGATVVHNPAANTRLGSGRAPIAALLRAGAHVALGTDGSASSDNQSVWDAMKLAALIHNDADADVWVGSAEVLRMATTGGVRVMARGGGGAAGATADGLGTLRPGAPADFALLDRRVSGLAGAFALEPSLVLSEDGRAVRHVFVAGRQLVADGRCLTIDEADVNGRLRELAQRRARDADPLPAAVARAVGQMRALRQALAERGP from the coding sequence GTGAGGGACCTCGTGGTGCGCGGCTGCGACGTGCTCGTGGAGCCGGGCGACCTGCGTGAGCAGGTCGACCTGGTGCTCGCGGGCGAGCGCGTGGCGGCGGTGGGCGTGGGCGCGGCGGGCGTGGGCGGCAGTGCGGCGGGCGCGGGGGCGCGGGAGCTGGACGGGCGCGGGCTGCTCGCGATCCCGGGGCTCGTCAACGCTCACACGCACTCGCCCGAGAACTGCCTGCGCGGCGTCGGCGAGGGGCTGGGGCTGGAGCCGTGGCTGATGACGATGTTCGGCGCGGGCGGCGACCTCGACGCAGAGGCGCACGAGGTCACGGTGCTCGCCGGCGCGGCGGAGATGCTGCGCAACGGCACGACCTCCGTGATCGACCACCTCTGGATGACGCCGCCGTCGCCCCGCGCGCTCGACGCCGCGCTGCGCGCGTACGCGGCGAGCGGGATGCGCGCGACCGTCGCGCCGCTGATGGAGGACCGCGACGTCACCGACCAGCTCGCGGCGCAGCTCGGGCTCGACGTCTCCGCCGGTCTCGTCACCGCGCTGCCGGAGGCGCTCGGGACGACCGAGCTGCTCGCCGTCCTGCGCCACGCGTTCGAGACCTGGCACGGCGCGGAGGACGGCCGGCTGCGGATCCTCGCCGGCCCCGGCGGCGTGCAGTGGGCGAGCGACGAGCTGCTGCTCGGCAGCGCGGAGCTGGCGGCGCGTCACGGCGGCGGCGTCCACATCCACCTGCTGGAGACGACCGTGCAGGCCGCCGCCTGCCGCGCCGCGTTCGGCCGCAGCGGGCTGCAGCGGCTCGCCGACCTCGGGCTCGTCGGCCCCGGCCTGTCGCTGCCGCACAGCGTCTGGATCGAGGCCGCCGACGTCGAGACGATCGCGGCCGGCGGCGCGACCGTCGTCCACAATCCCGCTGCGAACACGCGCCTCGGCAGCGGGCGCGCGCCGATCGCCGCGCTCCTGCGCGCGGGCGCGCACGTCGCGCTCGGGACCGACGGCTCCGCGTCCTCCGACAACCAGTCGGTCTGGGACGCGATGAAGCTCGCCGCGCTGATCCACAACGACGCCGACGCGGACGTGTGGGTCGGGAGCGCGGAGGTGCTGCGGATGGCGACGACCGGCGGCGTCCGCGTGATGGCGCGCGGTGGGGGCGGTGCCGCGGGCGCGACCGCCGACGGCCTCGGGACGCTCCGCCCGGGCGCACCGGCCGACTTCGCGCTGCTCGACCGCCGTGTCAGCGGCCTCGCGGGCGCCTTCGCGCTGGAGCCGAGCCTCGTCCTGTCCGAGGACGGGCGGGCGGTCCGCCACGTCTTCGTCGCCGGCCGCCAGCTCGTCGCCGACGGTCGCTGCCTGACGATCGACGAGGCCGACGTCAACGGCCGGCTGCGCGAGCTGGCGCAGCGGCGCGCCCGCGACGCCGACCCGCTGCCGGCGGCCGTCGCGCGGGCCGTCGGGCAGATGCGCGCGCTCCGTCAGGCGCTCGCCGAGCGCGGCCCTTGA
- a CDS encoding VOC family protein — MPLIHTCYRIFEIERSVKFYEALGFEEVRRAPIRDEAINVFMNMPGDEGDGGPRLELTYNVGRDEPYDIGTGYGHIAITASDLDATLGRLAEQGIAPEKAPYRVREGGSRLCFVRDPDGYRIEIIEKVGPA, encoded by the coding sequence ATGCCCCTCATCCACACCTGCTACCGGATCTTCGAGATCGAGCGGTCGGTCAAGTTCTACGAGGCGCTCGGCTTCGAGGAGGTCCGGCGCGCGCCGATCCGCGACGAGGCGATCAACGTCTTCATGAACATGCCGGGCGATGAGGGCGACGGCGGTCCGCGGCTGGAGCTGACGTACAACGTCGGGCGCGACGAGCCGTACGACATCGGGACCGGCTACGGCCACATCGCGATCACCGCGAGCGACCTCGACGCGACGCTCGGCCGGCTCGCCGAGCAGGGGATCGCCCCCGAGAAGGCGCCTTACCGGGTCCGCGAGGGCGGCTCCCGCCTCTGCTTCGTGCGCGATCCGGACGGGTACCGGATCGAGATCATCGAGAAGGTCGGACCGGCCTAG
- a CDS encoding MBL fold metallo-hydrolase: MIIERTMSDGFLTNTYLVADGPDGSAVLIDAGGGLEPLLDAIERERLTLTTILLTHHHGDHVQELDRVLERFPGTPVLIHELEQELVPQATGTIVPGEPIPVGGLRIDPLHTPGHTLGMVSLLVSDGHQQALFTGDTLFKGSVGGVRAPGHTTYEDIKSSIMDKLLQFPPDTPIHPGHTDPTTVGAEKEENRFVRIWRGLDPEGSEPCTALGEPATLVLLGDDYDGGHKAWIRWPDGRDDIVPGSKVETQG, from the coding sequence ATGATCATCGAACGCACCATGTCCGACGGCTTCCTGACGAACACATACCTCGTCGCCGACGGCCCGGACGGGTCGGCGGTGCTGATCGACGCCGGTGGCGGCCTGGAGCCGCTGCTCGACGCGATCGAGCGCGAGCGGCTGACGCTCACGACGATCCTGCTGACGCACCACCACGGCGACCACGTCCAGGAGCTGGACCGGGTGCTGGAGCGCTTCCCCGGCACGCCGGTGCTGATCCACGAGCTGGAGCAGGAGCTGGTCCCGCAGGCGACCGGGACGATCGTCCCGGGCGAGCCGATCCCCGTCGGCGGGCTGCGGATCGACCCGCTGCACACGCCCGGCCACACCCTCGGGATGGTCTCGCTGCTCGTCAGCGACGGCCACCAGCAGGCGCTCTTCACCGGCGACACGCTGTTCAAGGGCTCGGTCGGCGGCGTGCGCGCCCCCGGCCACACGACCTACGAGGACATCAAGTCCTCGATCATGGACAAGCTGCTTCAGTTCCCGCCCGACACGCCGATCCACCCGGGCCACACGGACCCGACGACGGTCGGGGCCGAGAAGGAGGAGAACCGCTTCGTGCGGATCTGGCGCGGCCTCGACCCCGAGGGCTCCGAGCCGTGCACGGCGCTCGGCGAGCCGGCGACGCTCGTCCTGCTCGGCGACGACTACGACGGCGGCCACAAGGCGTGGATCCGCTGGCCCGACGGCAGAGACGACATCGTCCCCGGCTCGAAGGTGGAGACACAGGGCTAG
- a CDS encoding ketopantoate reductase family protein gives MATVSIAILGPGGVGGFLAAALARAGTADVTVVAREPTAALIARDGIAVESVRLGDFVARPAAVPQLAATVDVLLVATKAAGLDAALARVDAEPALVVPLLNGLDHVARLRERFGPRAVAGTIRIEADRPQPGRVVQTSRFLFVDVASDDPGPRPRIDALAAALDGAGVPVRIGSSEAQVLWSKLVRLNSLACVTSAYDAPLGKIRDDPERRPVLEACVRETAAVACAAGAAIDPERTLAELGEAHATLGSSMRRDIAAGRPPELDAIAGAVLRAGGRLGVACPTVAELARQIAVRAGVPAPAAA, from the coding sequence ATGGCCACCGTGTCGATCGCGATCCTCGGCCCCGGCGGAGTCGGCGGCTTCCTCGCCGCCGCGCTCGCGCGCGCGGGCACGGCTGACGTGACGGTCGTCGCGCGCGAGCCGACGGCGGCGCTGATCGCGCGCGACGGGATCGCCGTCGAGAGCGTGCGGCTGGGGGACTTCGTCGCGCGCCCGGCGGCGGTGCCGCAGCTCGCCGCGACGGTCGACGTGCTGCTCGTCGCGACGAAGGCGGCCGGGCTCGACGCCGCGCTCGCGCGCGTCGACGCCGAGCCCGCGCTGGTCGTCCCGCTGCTGAACGGGCTCGACCACGTCGCACGGCTGCGCGAGCGCTTCGGCCCGCGCGCGGTCGCCGGCACGATCCGGATCGAGGCCGACCGGCCGCAGCCGGGCCGCGTCGTGCAGACGAGCAGATTCCTGTTCGTCGACGTCGCCTCCGACGACCCCGGCCCGCGGCCGCGGATCGACGCGCTCGCCGCGGCGCTCGACGGGGCCGGCGTGCCGGTGCGGATCGGCAGCAGCGAGGCGCAGGTGCTGTGGAGCAAGCTCGTGCGGCTCAACTCGCTCGCGTGCGTGACGAGCGCGTACGACGCGCCGCTCGGCAAGATCCGCGACGACCCCGAGCGGCGGCCGGTGCTGGAGGCGTGCGTGCGCGAGACGGCCGCCGTCGCGTGCGCCGCCGGCGCCGCGATCGATCCCGAGCGGACGCTCGCGGAGCTCGGCGAGGCGCACGCGACCCTGGGAAGCTCGATGCGGCGCGACATCGCCGCGGGGCGCCCGCCGGAGCTCGACGCGATCGCCGGTGCGGTGCTGCGGGCAGGCGGCCGGCTCGGCGTGGCGTGTCCGACGGTCGCCGAGCTGGCACGGCAGATCGCTGTGCGTGCTGGGGTTCCGGCGCCCGCGGCGGCGTAA
- a CDS encoding FAD-binding oxidoreductase: protein MPRERNHWGWGWADEALSEAQVREAAGGLAQHLGFGSAEAERAVPLEAVELPAPRLAPPRAGADAALAGLFADDRASRVRHTYGRAYRDVVRGFRGDFEHAPDLVARPREEHDVARVLEWAAGAGAAVIPFGGGTSVVGGVEARVGAGYAGVVSLDLTALDRVLEVDAVSRAARVQGGVLGPDLEAQLAPHGLTLRHFPQSFQFSTLGGWIVTRAGGHFATLQTHIDDLVESVRAIAPSGAWESRRLPGSGAGPSPDRLLLGSEGTLGVVTEAWVRVRPKPVHRAGRAVRFGSFADGAEAVRALAQSGLHPENCRLIDAREAALTFAGDGSCALLVLGFESAHEPVDARLESALALCRAAGGSWEERAEGARGGAVGSWREAFLRAPYVRDVLVAMGVLSETFETAITWDRFAAFVETVRGAVQEAVREQCGDGLVTCRVTHAYPDGAAPYFTVVAPVKRGEEVDRWDAIKRVAGDAILASGGTITHHHAVGRDHRPWYDAQRPDPFAAALRGAKAAVDPAGILNPGVLIDPLRAPAEAPLAPPAD, encoded by the coding sequence ATGCCACGCGAACGCAACCACTGGGGATGGGGCTGGGCGGACGAGGCGCTGTCGGAGGCGCAGGTGCGGGAGGCAGCCGGCGGGCTCGCGCAGCACCTCGGCTTCGGTTCGGCGGAGGCCGAGCGGGCCGTCCCGCTGGAGGCGGTCGAGCTGCCCGCGCCGCGGCTCGCGCCGCCGCGCGCGGGCGCCGACGCGGCGCTCGCCGGCCTGTTCGCCGACGACCGCGCCTCGCGCGTGCGCCACACGTACGGGCGCGCGTACCGCGACGTCGTGCGCGGCTTCCGCGGCGACTTCGAGCACGCGCCCGACCTCGTCGCGCGCCCACGCGAGGAGCACGACGTCGCGCGCGTGCTGGAGTGGGCGGCCGGCGCCGGAGCGGCGGTGATCCCGTTCGGCGGCGGCACGAGCGTCGTCGGCGGGGTGGAGGCGCGCGTCGGGGCCGGCTATGCCGGCGTCGTCTCGCTCGACCTGACCGCGCTCGACCGCGTGCTCGAAGTCGACGCCGTCTCGCGCGCCGCGCGCGTACAGGGCGGCGTGCTCGGCCCCGACTTGGAGGCGCAGCTCGCGCCGCACGGTCTGACGCTGCGCCACTTCCCGCAGTCGTTCCAGTTCTCGACGCTCGGCGGCTGGATCGTGACGCGCGCGGGCGGCCACTTCGCGACGTTGCAGACGCACATCGACGACCTCGTCGAGTCGGTCCGCGCGATCGCGCCGAGCGGCGCGTGGGAGTCCCGCCGGCTGCCGGGCTCCGGCGCCGGCCCGAGCCCCGACCGCCTGCTGCTCGGCTCGGAGGGGACGCTCGGCGTCGTCACCGAGGCGTGGGTGCGCGTGCGGCCCAAGCCGGTCCACCGCGCCGGCCGCGCGGTCCGCTTCGGCTCGTTCGCCGACGGCGCGGAGGCCGTCCGCGCGCTCGCGCAGTCCGGCCTGCATCCCGAGAACTGCCGTCTGATCGACGCGCGCGAGGCGGCGCTGACGTTCGCCGGCGACGGCTCCTGCGCGCTGCTCGTGCTCGGCTTCGAGTCCGCGCATGAGCCGGTCGACGCGCGGCTGGAGAGCGCGCTCGCGCTCTGTCGCGCGGCCGGCGGGAGCTGGGAGGAGCGCGCGGAGGGCGCGCGCGGCGGCGCGGTCGGCAGCTGGCGCGAGGCGTTCCTGCGCGCGCCGTACGTGCGCGACGTGCTCGTCGCGATGGGGGTGCTGTCGGAGACGTTCGAGACCGCGATCACGTGGGACCGCTTCGCGGCGTTCGTCGAGACCGTGCGCGGCGCGGTGCAGGAGGCGGTGCGCGAGCAGTGCGGCGACGGGCTCGTCACCTGCCGCGTGACGCACGCCTACCCGGATGGCGCGGCGCCGTACTTCACCGTCGTCGCGCCGGTGAAGCGCGGCGAGGAGGTCGACCGCTGGGACGCGATCAAGCGCGTCGCGGGCGACGCGATCCTCGCCTCCGGCGGGACGATCACGCACCACCACGCCGTCGGCCGCGACCACCGGCCGTGGTACGACGCGCAGCGGCCCGACCCGTTCGCCGCCGCGCTGCGGGGCGCGAAGGCGGCGGTCGACCCGGCCGGGATCCTCAACCCCGGCGTGCTGATCGACCCGCTGCGGGCGCCAGCCGAGGCGCCGCTCGCGCCGCCCGCCGACTAG
- a CDS encoding type IV toxin-antitoxin system AbiEi family antitoxin domain-containing protein, with amino-acid sequence MLTEPSHSRVVRRPENAPHPDVVLTELANRQLGVVARRQLAAEGVTRAMLKARVANGSLTRLHRGVYAVGHRQLRREGHYLAAVLAVGPGAVLSHRDAACLYGLRPGDHRQTDVSTARRVKSTARIRVHRTTVLTPADVTRLGAVPVTSLARTLVDLACLVPRDHLAKALAEAERIHRVDVRGIEGALERLRHRAGPGNARLADVLAQHRAHGLELTRRELEQRFLALFDGAWRDLPRPHTNAIVDGLEVDAVWHAARVAVELDGWEFHRHRRAFQRDREKANALTAAGWTVLRFTHHDVVHRPAAVRAQLRRVVARS; translated from the coding sequence GTGCTCACCGAACCCTCGCATTCTCGGGTCGTCAGACGACCCGAGAATGCACCTCATCCGGATGTGGTCCTCACAGAGCTGGCAAATCGCCAGCTCGGTGTGGTGGCTCGGCGGCAGCTCGCAGCGGAGGGCGTCACGCGCGCGATGCTGAAGGCCCGCGTCGCGAACGGCTCGCTGACCCGCCTGCACCGCGGGGTCTACGCCGTCGGGCACCGCCAGCTGCGCCGCGAGGGGCACTACCTCGCTGCGGTCTTGGCGGTCGGGCCCGGCGCGGTGCTGAGCCATCGCGACGCGGCATGCCTGTACGGGCTCCGGCCGGGAGACCATCGCCAGACCGACGTCTCGACCGCGCGGCGGGTCAAGAGCACGGCGCGGATCCGCGTCCACCGCACGACCGTCCTCACGCCCGCCGACGTCACGCGGCTCGGCGCGGTTCCGGTCACCAGCCTCGCGCGCACGCTCGTCGACCTCGCCTGCCTCGTCCCGCGCGACCACCTCGCGAAGGCGCTCGCCGAGGCGGAGCGGATCCACCGCGTCGACGTGCGCGGGATCGAGGGCGCACTCGAGCGGCTGCGCCACCGCGCCGGGCCGGGCAACGCGCGGCTTGCCGACGTCCTCGCGCAGCACCGCGCGCACGGGCTCGAACTGACGCGCAGAGAGCTGGAGCAGCGTTTCCTCGCGCTGTTCGACGGCGCCTGGAGGGACCTGCCGCGCCCGCACACGAACGCGATCGTCGACGGGCTGGAGGTCGACGCGGTCTGGCACGCGGCGCGGGTCGCGGTCGAGCTGGACGGGTGGGAGTTCCACCGCCACCGCCGCGCCTTCCAGCGCGACCGCGAGAAGGCGAACGCGCTGACGGCGGCGGGCTGGACGGTGCTGCGCTTCACCCACCACGACGTCGTCCACCGCCCGGCGGCGGTGCGCGCGCAGCTCAGGCGCGTCGTCGCGCGGTCCTGA
- the pyk gene encoding pyruvate kinase, which translates to MRRTKIVATIGPASRDPEVLVRMVEAGLDVARLNFSHGSRDEHEENVQLVRQAASRAGRQVAILQDLPGPKLRIGSLKNDHVDLRVGDKLTLRCGSEGEGDVDAICVSWAGLPDAVEDGDVVYLADGRIRLAVKGVRTDTGEVDTVIETGGPVASRQGLNIPGSTRGLPAVPKRDLELLEFGESIGVDLVALSFVREPSDVVEVRKHTRLPLIAKIEKPQAVENAVEIIRAADCLMVARGDLGIELPIEDVPVVQKQLLRIAGRLARPAITATQMLDSMITSSRPTRAEVTDVANAIFDGTDAVMLSQETAVGAHPVLVVRTMATIAERTERELPYEQWNDSRVRRDARDPAYTVAHSACEAARELGLAALVIPTLSGRSARLISAHRPNVPIYALSPGKETVRRCGLMWGVEAASMRRHEITEELIRDAGRRAVELGWVKPGDRIGITAGLPSGKPGTTSLFQVETV; encoded by the coding sequence GTGCGTCGCACCAAGATCGTTGCCACCATCGGGCCCGCCTCCCGTGATCCCGAAGTGCTCGTTCGCATGGTGGAGGCCGGTCTCGACGTCGCCCGCCTGAACTTCTCGCACGGCTCCAGAGACGAGCACGAGGAGAACGTCCAGCTCGTCCGCCAGGCCGCCAGCCGCGCCGGTCGCCAGGTCGCGATCCTGCAGGACCTCCCCGGTCCGAAGCTGCGGATCGGCTCGCTCAAGAACGATCACGTCGACCTGCGCGTCGGCGACAAGCTGACGCTGCGCTGCGGCAGCGAGGGCGAGGGCGACGTGGACGCGATCTGCGTCAGCTGGGCCGGCCTGCCCGACGCGGTCGAGGACGGCGACGTCGTCTACCTCGCGGACGGCCGCATCCGCCTCGCCGTCAAGGGCGTCCGCACCGACACCGGCGAGGTCGACACGGTGATCGAGACGGGCGGCCCGGTCGCCTCGCGCCAGGGCCTCAACATCCCCGGCTCGACGAGAGGCCTCCCGGCCGTCCCCAAGCGCGACCTCGAGCTGCTCGAGTTCGGCGAGTCGATCGGCGTCGACCTCGTCGCGCTGTCGTTCGTGCGCGAGCCGTCCGACGTCGTCGAAGTGCGCAAGCACACCAGGCTTCCGCTCATCGCGAAGATCGAGAAGCCGCAGGCTGTCGAGAACGCGGTGGAGATCATCCGTGCCGCCGACTGCCTGATGGTCGCCCGCGGCGACCTCGGCATCGAGCTGCCGATCGAGGACGTGCCGGTCGTGCAGAAGCAGCTGCTGAGAATCGCCGGCCGCCTCGCGCGCCCCGCGATCACCGCGACGCAGATGCTCGACTCGATGATCACCTCCTCGCGCCCGACGCGCGCCGAGGTGACCGACGTCGCGAACGCGATCTTCGACGGCACCGACGCCGTCATGCTCTCGCAGGAGACGGCCGTCGGCGCGCACCCGGTGCTCGTCGTCAGAACGATGGCGACGATCGCCGAGCGGACCGAGCGCGAGCTGCCCTACGAGCAGTGGAACGACAGCCGCGTCCGCCGCGACGCGCGCGATCCCGCCTACACCGTCGCGCACAGCGCCTGCGAGGCCGCGCGCGAGCTCGGTCTCGCCGCGCTCGTGATCCCGACGCTCTCCGGTCGCTCCGCGCGGCTGATCTCCGCGCACCGCCCGAACGTCCCGATCTACGCGCTCTCCCCCGGCAAGGAGACCGTCCGCCGCTGTGGCCTGATGTGGGGCGTCGAGGCCGCGTCGATGCGCCGCCACGAGATAACCGAGGAGCTGATCAGGGACGCCGGCCGCCGCGCCGTCGAGCTCGGCTGGGTCAAGCCCGGCGACCGCATCGGCATCACCGCCGGCCTGCCGTCAGGCAAGCCAGGAACAACCAGTTTGTTCCAGGTCGAGACCGTTTAG
- a CDS encoding ArsR/SmtB family transcription factor, producing the protein MAHQPAGDAIDARVVKALSHPTRVRILDLLQERELASPVELSQELGVPLGTVSYHVRRLEQLGFIELASRTQRRGAIEHHYRARAALDLPRRQRRRGGAATATTPAELAARTLDEAQTALARGGFDAVEARADSRALQLDARGLRQALAALERWSARVERVERASARRLAKADGTGRAARQTTTLVTLVPSSGD; encoded by the coding sequence ATGGCCCACCAGCCAGCCGGTGACGCGATCGACGCGCGAGTCGTCAAGGCGCTGTCGCATCCGACGCGCGTCCGCATCCTCGACCTGTTGCAGGAACGCGAGCTGGCCAGCCCGGTCGAGCTGTCGCAGGAGCTCGGCGTCCCGCTCGGCACCGTCAGCTACCACGTCAGACGGCTCGAGCAGCTCGGCTTCATCGAGCTGGCGAGCCGCACGCAGCGGCGCGGCGCGATCGAGCACCACTACCGTGCGCGCGCCGCGCTCGACCTGCCGCGCCGCCAGCGCCGTCGCGGCGGGGCCGCGACGGCGACGACGCCGGCGGAGCTGGCCGCGCGAACGCTCGACGAGGCGCAGACGGCGCTCGCGCGCGGCGGCTTCGACGCGGTCGAGGCGCGCGCCGACAGTCGCGCGCTGCAGCTCGACGCGCGCGGGCTGAGGCAGGCGCTCGCGGCGCTGGAGAGATGGTCGGCGCGCGTCGAGAGAGTCGAGCGCGCGAGCGCCCGGCGGCTGGCGAAGGCCGACGGCACGGGCCGCGCCGCGCGTCAGACGACGACGCTCGTCACGCTGGTGCCGAGCAGCGGCGACTAG
- a CDS encoding ABC1 kinase family protein has translation MARDRIPTSRVQRTARIGSLAARQAMRQAGTRAANVARSREGAQAALEKRHVEAAEQIVTALGSMKGAAMKLGQVMSFLDVGLVPEEYREEFQAKLAKLRDAAPKVAFKDMRKVIEEELDDDLGEVFASFDEEPIAAASIGQVYRATLHDGRDVAVKVQYPGVAAAVRADMANLGLIMRLIKRLAPGIDAKGVAEEIRLRIDEELDYELEAQNQRSLARIFRGHPFIVVPDVVTRLSRERVIVMEFVEGTGFEVLKRGSPEERDRLGEIVFRFFMGCLYRHHQFSGDPHPGNFLLQDDGRVAFLDFGLFKRMAPEAVEFELACQRAVSEGDAEELHRLLGSSGFLPHPEKVDPESVMSYVADSIWWYTVDEEVQLTPEIATHIVIESSDMRSSHFREMRHQDIRPEHLFGRRMEMLTLAVLSQLRAKGNWHLIAREWMYGEPPVTELGREEAEFYGARAASS, from the coding sequence ATGGCGCGCGACAGAATCCCGACCTCCCGCGTGCAGCGGACGGCGCGCATCGGCAGTCTCGCGGCGAGACAGGCGATGCGCCAGGCGGGCACGCGGGCGGCCAACGTCGCGCGTTCGAGAGAGGGCGCGCAGGCGGCGCTGGAGAAGCGCCACGTCGAGGCGGCCGAGCAGATCGTCACCGCGCTCGGCTCGATGAAGGGCGCGGCGATGAAGCTCGGCCAGGTGATGTCGTTCCTCGACGTCGGGCTGGTGCCGGAGGAGTACCGCGAGGAGTTCCAGGCGAAGCTCGCGAAGCTGCGCGACGCGGCCCCGAAGGTCGCGTTCAAGGACATGCGCAAGGTGATCGAGGAGGAGCTGGACGACGACCTCGGCGAGGTCTTCGCGTCGTTCGACGAGGAGCCGATCGCGGCCGCCTCGATCGGCCAGGTCTACCGCGCGACGCTCCACGACGGGCGCGACGTGGCGGTCAAGGTCCAGTACCCGGGCGTCGCCGCCGCCGTGCGCGCCGACATGGCGAACCTCGGCCTGATCATGCGGCTGATCAAGCGGCTCGCTCCGGGGATCGACGCGAAGGGCGTCGCGGAGGAGATCCGCCTGCGGATCGACGAGGAGCTGGATTACGAGCTGGAGGCGCAGAACCAGCGCTCGCTCGCGCGGATCTTCCGCGGCCACCCGTTCATCGTCGTGCCGGACGTCGTCACGAGGTTGTCGCGCGAGCGCGTGATCGTGATGGAGTTCGTCGAGGGGACCGGCTTCGAGGTGCTCAAGAGAGGGTCTCCGGAGGAGCGCGACCGGCTCGGCGAGATCGTCTTCCGCTTCTTCATGGGCTGCCTCTACCGCCACCACCAGTTCTCGGGCGACCCGCACCCCGGCAACTTCCTGCTGCAGGACGACGGCAGAGTCGCCTTCCTCGACTTCGGGCTGTTCAAGCGGATGGCGCCGGAGGCGGTCGAGTTCGAGCTGGCGTGCCAGCGGGCGGTGTCCGAGGGCGACGCGGAGGAGCTGCACCGGCTGCTCGGCTCCTCGGGCTTCCTGCCCCACCCGGAGAAGGTCGACCCCGAGTCGGTGATGTCGTACGTCGCCGACTCGATCTGGTGGTACACGGTCGACGAGGAGGTGCAGCTGACGCCCGAGATCGCGACGCACATCGTGATCGAGTCCTCGGACATGCGCTCCTCTCATTTCCGTGAGATGCGCCACCAGGACATACGTCCCGAGCACCTCTTCGGGCGCCGTATGGAGATGCTCACACTCGCCGTCCTCTCGCAGCTGCGCGCGAAGGGCAACTGGCACCTGATAGCGCGTGAGTGGATGTACGGCGAGCCGCCGGTGACCGAGCTCGGGCGCGAGGAGGCGGAGTTCTATGGGGCGCGGGCTGCTTCGTCCTGA
- a CDS encoding TVP38/TMEM64 family protein, with product MALFVVAASVFGLSSEGVRDAVDGVGPLAPLVFVVVSAGLTVACVPGPLLAGASGLLFGTALGTPTAIVAATLGATAAAFISRRFGASALDDLSGRRITALQDWIAARGFLAVLYARILPAVPYSLVNYAAGLTRVPLAVFALATAIGCAPRAFAYVALGGSLDDLGSPEAIVAFSVLVAMALVGLLFAARDVRTARRRA from the coding sequence GTGGCGCTGTTTGTCGTCGCTGCCTCCGTGTTCGGGCTCTCCTCCGAGGGGGTGCGGGACGCGGTCGACGGAGTCGGGCCGCTGGCGCCGCTCGTCTTCGTCGTCGTCTCCGCGGGGCTGACGGTCGCGTGCGTTCCCGGGCCGCTGCTGGCCGGGGCGTCCGGGCTGCTGTTCGGCACCGCGCTCGGGACGCCGACCGCGATCGTCGCCGCGACGCTCGGCGCCACCGCGGCCGCGTTCATCTCCCGCCGCTTCGGCGCGAGCGCGCTCGACGACCTCTCCGGCAGACGCATCACCGCACTGCAGGACTGGATCGCCGCGCGCGGCTTCCTCGCGGTCCTCTACGCGCGGATCCTGCCGGCGGTCCCGTACAGCCTCGTCAACTACGCGGCCGGGCTCACGCGCGTCCCGCTCGCCGTCTTCGCGCTCGCGACCGCGATCGGCTGCGCCCCGCGCGCGTTCGCCTACGTCGCGCTCGGTGGCAGCCTCGACGACCTCGGCTCGCCCGAGGCGATCGTCGCCTTCTCCGTGCTGGTCGCGATGGCGCTCGTCGGACTGCTGTTCGCCGCACGCGACGTCAGGACCGCGCGACGACGCGCCTGA